A genome region from Micromonospora peucetia includes the following:
- a CDS encoding Lrp/AsnC family transcriptional regulator yields the protein MPLATKNVRRFAELDDTDRAILSELTADGRLPNNALAERVGVAPSTCLTRTRALRECGAIRGFHAEVDPAAVGLPLQALVSVRLTAHERAAVDAFRARSVRLPGVVAVFHVAGAEDYVLHVRAASADALRDFVLDHLAVDPAVLHTQTSLIFEQARGMG from the coding sequence ATGCCCCTTGCGACGAAGAATGTGCGGCGGTTCGCCGAGCTGGACGACACCGACCGGGCGATCCTGTCGGAACTGACCGCCGACGGGCGGCTGCCGAACAACGCCCTCGCCGAGCGGGTCGGCGTGGCCCCCTCGACATGCCTGACCCGCACCCGGGCCCTGCGCGAGTGCGGGGCGATCCGCGGGTTCCACGCGGAGGTGGATCCGGCTGCGGTGGGGCTGCCGTTGCAGGCGCTGGTGTCGGTGCGGTTGACCGCGCACGAGCGGGCGGCGGTGGACGCGTTCCGGGCCCGGTCGGTGCGGCTGCCGGGGGTGGTGGCGGTGTTCCACGTGGCGGGCGCGGAGGACTACGTGTTGCACGTACGGGCCGCCTCGGCGGACGCGCTGCGGGACTTCGTGCTGGACCACCTGGCCGTGGACCCGGCCGTGCTGCACACCCAGACGAGTCTGATCTTCGAGCAGGCGCGCGGCATGGGCTGA
- a CDS encoding pyridoxal-dependent decarboxylase codes for MAEHMTPDEFRRAGHAVVDWIADYWATVGQRPVTSQDPPGAVAARLPAGPPEHGEPVEAVLADLDTLITPGLTHWQHPGFFGFFPANTSGPSVLGDLVSAGLGVQGMLWATGPACTELETVLLDWLADLLELPKRFRSGSAGGGVIQDSASSATLVATLVALHRAGGGRWREVGVDRRYRAYASTQGHSSIEKAARIAGLGADGVRPVEVDPQTQAMSPAALRAAIEADLAAGVVPAIVVATVGTTSTTAIDPLPEIGAICAEHGVFLHVDAAYAGAAAVCPELRFGHVGLEYADSYCFDPHKWLLTGFDCDAFWVADTAELIEALSVLPEYLRNAASESGAVIDYRDWQVPLGRRFRALKLWFVLRWYGVEGLRAHIRSGVALAARFAGRVRADNRFTLVGAHPYSLVCFRMAADDEVNAELLARVNATGRVHLTHTRVNGRYTLRLAVGSPQTTEVHVDEAWTLLVDAATALLPR; via the coding sequence GTGGCTGAGCACATGACCCCCGACGAGTTCCGACGCGCCGGGCACGCCGTGGTGGACTGGATCGCCGACTACTGGGCGACGGTGGGGCAGCGACCGGTGACCTCGCAGGATCCGCCCGGGGCGGTGGCCGCCAGGCTGCCGGCCGGCCCACCGGAGCACGGCGAGCCGGTGGAGGCGGTCCTCGCCGACCTGGACACCCTGATCACCCCGGGGCTGACCCACTGGCAGCATCCGGGCTTCTTCGGGTTCTTTCCGGCCAACACCTCGGGGCCCAGCGTGCTGGGTGACCTGGTCAGCGCCGGGCTCGGCGTGCAGGGGATGCTCTGGGCGACCGGGCCGGCGTGCACCGAGTTGGAGACGGTGCTGCTGGACTGGCTCGCCGACCTGCTGGAGCTGCCGAAGCGGTTCCGCTCCGGGTCTGCGGGCGGCGGGGTGATCCAGGACTCGGCGTCCTCGGCGACGCTGGTGGCGACCCTGGTCGCTCTGCACCGGGCCGGCGGCGGCCGGTGGCGCGAGGTCGGCGTCGACCGCCGCTACCGCGCCTACGCCTCGACCCAGGGCCACTCGTCCATCGAGAAGGCCGCGCGGATCGCCGGGCTGGGCGCCGACGGCGTACGGCCGGTCGAGGTGGACCCGCAGACGCAGGCGATGTCCCCGGCGGCGCTGCGCGCGGCGATCGAGGCGGACCTGGCCGCCGGTGTGGTGCCGGCGATCGTGGTGGCCACCGTCGGCACCACGTCCACGACCGCGATCGACCCGCTGCCGGAGATCGGCGCGATCTGTGCCGAGCACGGGGTCTTCCTGCACGTCGACGCCGCGTACGCGGGGGCGGCGGCGGTCTGCCCGGAGCTGCGGTTCGGGCACGTCGGACTGGAGTACGCCGACTCGTACTGCTTCGACCCACACAAGTGGCTGCTCACCGGCTTCGACTGCGACGCGTTCTGGGTGGCTGACACGGCCGAACTGATCGAGGCGCTGAGCGTGCTGCCGGAGTATCTGCGCAACGCCGCGTCCGAGTCCGGCGCGGTGATCGACTACCGGGACTGGCAGGTGCCGCTGGGCCGCCGGTTCCGGGCGTTGAAGCTCTGGTTCGTGCTGCGCTGGTACGGCGTCGAGGGGCTGCGGGCGCACATCCGCTCCGGTGTGGCGCTCGCCGCCCGGTTCGCCGGCCGGGTACGCGCCGACAACCGGTTCACGCTGGTGGGGGCGCACCCGTACTCGCTGGTGTGCTTCCGGATGGCGGCGGACGACGAGGTCAACGCGGAACTGCTGGCCCGGGTGAACGCCACGGGTCGGGTGCACCTGACGCACACCCGGGTGAACGGCCGGTACACGCTGCGGCTGGCCGTCGGTTCCCCGCAGACCACCGAGGTCCACGTCGACGAGGCGTGGACCCTCCTCGTCGACGCCGCGACCGCTCTCCTCCCCCGCTGA
- a CDS encoding trans-sulfuration enzyme family protein → MFDPSRMTTVDTRAVHAGRADLAALGVHVPPIDFSTTNPLPSVDAGGDAYETLATGGTLPAGGSAVYQRLWNPTVARFETALADLEDTTDAVAFASGMAALTAVLLAATRDGKRHLVAVRPLYGGTDHVLATGLLGTTVTWARADEVAAAVRPDTALVIAETPANPTLDLVDIAALARAAGEVPLLVDNTVATPVLQQPTRHGAALVLHSATKSIGGHGDVLAGVIACDADWAARLRQVRALTGAILHPLGAYLLHRGLQTLPVRVRAQQAGAEKLAGWLATHPAVARVHHPSLHDPAGLVGRQMSGPGSLLAFEVRGGASAAAAVANACRLITHAVSLGGVDTLIQHPASLTHRPVEGEAKPCGGLLRVSVGLEDPEDLRADLAQALAELG, encoded by the coding sequence ATGTTCGATCCTTCCCGCATGACGACCGTGGACACCAGAGCCGTGCACGCCGGCCGCGCCGACCTCGCCGCCCTCGGCGTCCACGTGCCGCCGATCGACTTCTCCACCACCAACCCGCTGCCGTCGGTCGACGCCGGCGGCGACGCGTACGAGACCCTGGCCACCGGAGGCACCCTCCCCGCCGGCGGCAGCGCCGTCTACCAGCGCCTGTGGAACCCCACCGTGGCCCGCTTCGAGACCGCCCTCGCCGACCTCGAAGACACCACCGACGCCGTCGCCTTCGCCAGCGGCATGGCCGCCCTCACCGCCGTCCTGCTCGCCGCCACCCGGGACGGCAAGCGGCACCTCGTCGCCGTCCGCCCGCTCTACGGCGGCACCGACCACGTGCTCGCCACCGGCCTGCTCGGCACCACCGTCACCTGGGCCCGAGCCGACGAGGTCGCCGCCGCCGTCCGACCCGACACCGCCCTGGTGATCGCCGAGACCCCGGCCAACCCCACCCTCGACCTGGTCGACATCGCCGCCCTCGCCCGGGCCGCCGGCGAGGTGCCGCTGCTCGTCGACAACACCGTCGCCACCCCCGTGCTCCAACAGCCCACCCGGCACGGCGCCGCACTCGTCCTGCACAGCGCCACCAAGAGCATCGGCGGGCACGGCGACGTCCTCGCCGGCGTCATCGCCTGCGACGCCGACTGGGCCGCCCGACTGCGCCAGGTCCGCGCGCTCACCGGTGCGATCCTGCACCCCCTCGGCGCGTACCTGCTGCACCGCGGCCTGCAGACCCTGCCGGTGCGGGTCCGTGCCCAGCAGGCCGGCGCCGAGAAGCTCGCCGGCTGGCTCGCCACCCACCCGGCCGTCGCGCGGGTGCACCACCCGTCGCTGCACGATCCCGCCGGGCTCGTCGGACGGCAGATGAGCGGCCCCGGCAGCCTTCTCGCCTTCGAGGTACGCGGCGGCGCGTCTGCCGCGGCCGCCGTGGCGAACGCCTGCCGGCTGATCACCCACGCGGTCTCGCTGGGCGGCGTCGACACCCTCATCCAGCACCCCGCCTCGCTGACCCACCGGCCCGTCGAGGGGGAAGCCAAGCCGTGCGGCGGCCTGCTGCGCGTCTCCGTCGGTCTGGAGGACCCGGAGGACCTACGCGCGGACCTGGCCCAGGCCCTCGCCGAACTCGGCTGA
- a CDS encoding LLM class flavin-dependent oxidoreductase, giving the protein MINVPLSVLDLAPVAAGATAGAALRHTTELARRTEELGYRRFWVAEHHNMPAIASSAPAVLLAHLAAHTSTIRLGSGGVMLPNHAPLVVAEQFGTLEALHPGRIDLGIGRAPGTDQVTALALRRTMEGLSAEGFPRELADLMNFFSGERPGPITATPGLGEQPAVWLLGSSGFSAQLAGLLGLPFSFAHHFSSQNTVPALALYRQHFRPSKWLDEPYAMVAVNAVCADTDERAEWLAGPAALSFLRLRSGRPEPLATPDEAAAYPYTEAEREFVRQRRDGQATGSPETVRRQLGELLARTGADELMLTTLVYDVADRVRSYELIADQVVGGLHRKS; this is encoded by the coding sequence GTGATCAACGTACCGCTGTCTGTTCTCGATCTTGCCCCGGTCGCGGCCGGCGCCACCGCCGGCGCGGCCCTGCGGCACACCACCGAGCTGGCCCGGCGCACCGAGGAACTCGGGTACCGCCGGTTCTGGGTGGCCGAGCACCACAACATGCCGGCGATCGCGAGTTCCGCTCCGGCCGTGCTGCTCGCGCACCTGGCGGCGCACACGTCGACGATCCGGCTGGGCTCGGGCGGGGTGATGCTGCCCAACCACGCTCCACTGGTGGTGGCCGAGCAGTTCGGCACGCTGGAGGCGCTGCACCCGGGCCGGATCGACCTGGGCATCGGCCGCGCCCCGGGCACCGACCAGGTGACCGCGCTGGCCCTGCGCCGGACGATGGAAGGGCTGTCGGCGGAGGGCTTCCCCCGGGAGCTGGCGGACCTGATGAACTTCTTCAGCGGCGAGCGGCCGGGGCCGATCACGGCCACTCCCGGTCTCGGCGAGCAGCCGGCGGTCTGGCTGCTCGGCTCCAGCGGGTTCAGCGCCCAACTGGCCGGGCTGCTGGGCCTGCCGTTCTCCTTCGCGCACCACTTCAGCTCGCAGAACACGGTGCCCGCGCTGGCGCTGTACCGGCAGCACTTCCGGCCGTCGAAGTGGCTGGACGAGCCGTACGCGATGGTGGCCGTCAACGCCGTCTGTGCGGACACCGACGAGCGGGCGGAGTGGCTGGCGGGGCCGGCGGCGCTGTCGTTCCTGCGGCTGCGCTCGGGTCGGCCGGAGCCCCTGGCGACGCCGGACGAGGCGGCGGCGTATCCGTACACGGAAGCCGAGCGGGAGTTCGTGCGGCAGCGCCGGGACGGGCAGGCGACGGGCTCACCGGAGACGGTACGGCGGCAGCTCGGCGAGCTGCTGGCGCGTACCGGCGCGGACGAGCTGATGCTGACCACGCTGGTGTACGACGTGGCCGACCGGGTGCGCTCGTACGAGCTGATCGCCGATCAGGTGGTCGGTGGCCTGCACCGGAAGAGCTGA